The region ACTCGACCCGCACAGCCACCTGACCGCCAAGCGGGTGGCGGCGGCGGATGTGTTCGTCGCCTTCAAGGAATTCCCGCATACCGATTTCGTCGAGCGGGCCGAGGATCTGTGGCAGATCGTCGTCGATACGCTGGAGGGCCGCGTGCGCCCGGTCATGTCGGTGCATGATTGCCGGATGATCGACGTCTTCCCGACTTCGCGCCAGCCGATGCGCGGCTTTGTCGACCGGATGATGGCGATGGAGCAAGACGATCCGCGCATCCTCTCGCTCTCGGCCATCCACGGCTTCATGGCCGGTGACGTACCCGAGATGGGCACCAAGACCATCGCGATCACCGATGGCAATGCCGATTTCGGAGCCGCGCTTGCCCGGCAACTGGGCGAGGAGCTTTACGCCAATCGCGGTCGCCACATGATGCCCTCGCTCGACGAGACGGCGGCGGTGGCGCAGGCGATGGCGGCGGCAAGTGGGCCGGTGGTCATTGCCGACATGTGGGACAATCCGGGCGGCGGCACGGCGGGCGATGCCACGGTGATCCTGCGCGAATTGCTGGCACAGGGCGCGACCGGCGTCGCCATCGGCACCATCTGGGACCCGATCGCGGTGCAGCTTTGCACGGTCGCGGGCGAAGGCGCGGAAATGCCCCTGCGCTTTGGCGGGAAATCCGCGCCGGAGACCGGCGAGCCGATGGATGCGCTGGTCCGGGTGATCCGGGTGAATCCCACGGCGGAAATGCGTTTCGGCGAAAGCGTCGTCCCCTTCGGCCCGGCGGTGCGCATCGCGCTGCTGACCGCGACGGGCGAGGAAACCGGGATCGAGGTCATCCTGAACACGGTCCGGGCGCAAAGCTATGACCCGTCCCTCTTCACGGCGCTTGGCATCGAACCCTTGGCCTGCAAGATATTGGTCATCAAGTCGACCAACCACTTCTACGCGGCCTTCCAGCCGATCGCCTCGGAGATCATCTATTGCTCGGCCGGTCATCCCTATCCGAATGACCCGGCGACCAACCCCTACCGGCTGGTGCGGCAGGACATCTGGCCGCGCAGCGACAACCCGTTCGGAGACGCGACATGAGCTTTCCCTGGCCCGAACCCGGCACCGCGCTTGCCGATGTACCCACCCCGATGCCGGTGATCGACGAGGACCGGCTGGCCGCCAACATCGCCCGCGCGCAGGATTACCTGGCCGGGCACGGGCTGGCCTTCCGTCCGCATATCAAGACCCACAAGCTGGCCTCGGTGGCGCAGGCGCAGCTGGACGCCGGGGCAGTCGGGATCAATTGCCAGAAGCTGACCGAGGCCGAGGCCTTTGCCGATGCCGGGGTCGAGGACATCCTGATCACCTATAATCTCCTCGGCCCGGCGCGGCTGGCGGGGCTGAAGGCGCTGAATGACCGGGTGGCGCGGCTGACCGTCTGCGCCGATAGCGAGACCACCGTCGATGGCTATGCCGGGGCTTTTACCGCCGGCAAGCCGCTGTCGGTGATGGTCGAATGCGACACCGGCGGCGGGCGCTGCGGTGTCCAGACACCCCAGGCCGCCGCCGATCTCGCCGGTCGCATCGCCGCCGCGCCGGGGCTGCGCTTCCACGGCCTCCTGACCTATCCCGCCGTCGGCGGGGCCGAGGCGGTGCAGGCTTTCCTGACCGAGGCGGTGGCGCTGCTGGAGGCGAAGGGGATCGACTGCCCGGTCCGCTCGAACGGCGGCAGCCCTGACCTGTGGAAGGCGCATCTGGTCCCGGCGGCGACCGAGCACCGGGCCGGAACCTATGTCTATAACGACCGCTCGATGGTCCGCGCCGGCGAATGCGGGCCGCAGGATCTTGCGATGCATGTGCTGGCCACGGTCGTGTCGCGCCCGACGCCGACGCGGGCGGTGCTGGATTCGGGATCGAAGGCGCTGACATCGGACCTTCTGGGCTTTGCCGATCACGGCGAGATCGAGGGCCTGCCGGGCGCGCGGATCGTGGCCTTGTCCGAGGAACATGCCGTGGTCGATCTGACCGGCTGCACCGGCCCGCTGCCCACGGTCGGACAGCAGGTCCGGGTGATCCCGAACCATACCTGCGTGGTCTCGAACCTGTTCGACCGGATGGTGTTTCACCGCGGCGGCGTGGTCACGCGGGTCGAACCGCTGGCGGCGCGCGGCACTGTCTGGTGACTCTGG is a window of Paracoccus zhejiangensis DNA encoding:
- a CDS encoding D-TA family PLP-dependent enzyme, coding for MSFPWPEPGTALADVPTPMPVIDEDRLAANIARAQDYLAGHGLAFRPHIKTHKLASVAQAQLDAGAVGINCQKLTEAEAFADAGVEDILITYNLLGPARLAGLKALNDRVARLTVCADSETTVDGYAGAFTAGKPLSVMVECDTGGGRCGVQTPQAAADLAGRIAAAPGLRFHGLLTYPAVGGAEAVQAFLTEAVALLEAKGIDCPVRSNGGSPDLWKAHLVPAATEHRAGTYVYNDRSMVRAGECGPQDLAMHVLATVVSRPTPTRAVLDSGSKALTSDLLGFADHGEIEGLPGARIVALSEEHAVVDLTGCTGPLPTVGQQVRVIPNHTCVVSNLFDRMVFHRGGVVTRVEPLAARGTVW
- a CDS encoding M81 family metallopeptidase, with the translated sequence MALASPPRIFTAALATETNTFSPIVIDRRGFEDSLYAPPGQHPETPTLCTAPITVGRRVCAAQGWTLIEGTAAWADPAGLVSRGAYETLRDEILDQLRAALPVDAVVLGLHGAMVAQGYLDPEGDLLARIREIIGPDVLLAAELDPHSHLTAKRVAAADVFVAFKEFPHTDFVERAEDLWQIVVDTLEGRVRPVMSVHDCRMIDVFPTSRQPMRGFVDRMMAMEQDDPRILSLSAIHGFMAGDVPEMGTKTIAITDGNADFGAALARQLGEELYANRGRHMMPSLDETAAVAQAMAAASGPVVIADMWDNPGGGTAGDATVILRELLAQGATGVAIGTIWDPIAVQLCTVAGEGAEMPLRFGGKSAPETGEPMDALVRVIRVNPTAEMRFGESVVPFGPAVRIALLTATGEETGIEVILNTVRAQSYDPSLFTALGIEPLACKILVIKSTNHFYAAFQPIASEIIYCSAGHPYPNDPATNPYRLVRQDIWPRSDNPFGDAT